One genomic window of Bactrocera dorsalis isolate Fly_Bdor chromosome 4, ASM2337382v1, whole genome shotgun sequence includes the following:
- the LOC105231311 gene encoding uncharacterized protein LOC105231311: MPIRKAVVFFNRDKIRSQLVELDYIQARRLKGPIYCALVKELYEEGCKIGAGHLKNLAEKEDFFYETKVIRDRVCDNVELLMALFENIRVAENVHILGHAQSYKTTAMCLHQIIQLLEPHKLKFDWLLEDIYSVIIPICEYIESIANHNAEETIARIYFKTAKFHSSSESSLPNAIKFMEKAMVLSRNEEWLSDYITEREWGVYPTLHLVAGREFAELLLRYGSVVAKKDAKAAEKLLHKATITIAEIGVEKNKIQYIRALLSRTQYMLQSEDFDAASKMLLKVRKDMTSGNEVTDLKQLFDLFLYEGICLWNSKDKNGALFKLQRALKYGLESGCKSREAEALVAIGKIHAENALEKGPARQAFTRAKQIYGELGDVLNRKKARYMLAKLKADEIFPFFMDLLKDSKERFCGFYNLRQWKNCCKAFWKTMGVESLETDEIYCLLEDDIKDTFAWNGDIFT; the protein is encoded by the exons ATGCCGATCCGGAAAGCTGTAGTCTTCTTCAATCGTGACAAAATTCGTTCTCAACTCGTTGAGCTCGACTATATTCAGGCACGACGACTGAAGGGACCCATCTATTGTGCTCTAGTGAAGGAACTGTATGAAGAAGGCTGCAAAATAGGTGCTGGGCACCTGAAAAACTTGGCGGAAAAAGAAGATTTCTTCTATGAAACTAAAGTCATACGAGATCGTGTTTGCGATAATGTAGAACTCTTAATGGCACTGTTTGAGAATATACGCGTCGCCGAGAATGTGCATATACTTGGCCACGCACAGAGCTACAAAACGACCGCCATGTGCCTTCATCAGATTATTCAATTGCTGGAACCTCACAAACTTAAATTCGATTGGCTACTCGAGGATATATACAGTGTAATAATACCAATCTGTGAATATATTGAAAGCATTGCTAATCACAATGCTGAAGAAACGATTGCTCGTATCTATTTTAAAACCGCAAAATTTCATAGTTCAAGTG AAAGCTCCTTACCAAATGCGATCAAGTTTATGGAAAAAGCAATGGTATTGAGCCGAAATGAGGAATGGCTTTCAGACTATATAACTGAACGTGAGTGGGGTGTTTATCCGACGTTGCACTTGGTAGCGGGACGCGAATTCGCTGAATTGTTGTTGCGCTATGGAAGCGTTGTGGCAAAAAAAGATGCCAAGGCTGCGGAGAAGTTGTTGCACAAAGCTACAATAACCATCGCAGAGA TTGGTGTAGAGAAGAATAAAATTCAATACATACGTGCGCTGCTGTCACGGACTCAATACATGTTGCAATCGGAAGATTTTGATGCTGCTTCAAAAATGCTGTTAAAAGTGCGGAAAGATATGACCTCAGGAAACGAGGTGACGGATCTCAAACAGTTATTTGATCTATTCCTATATGAAGGGATATGCTTATGGAA ctCCAAGGATAAAAACGGTGCTCTTTTTAAATTGCAAAGAGCTTTAAAATATGGACTAGAGAGTGGTTGCAAAAGCAGAGAAGCCGAAGCGCTTGTGGCTATAGGCAAGATTCATGCGGAAAACGCCTTAGAAAAAGGACCCGCTCGTCAGGCTTTCACACGTGCAAAGCAAATTTATGGAGAACTCGGTGACGTCTTGAATCGTAAGAAGGCCCGCTATATGTTGGCTAAGTTGAAAGCCGATGAGATATTTCCATTTTTCATGGATTTGCTTAAGGATAGCAAGGAGCGGTTTTGTGGATTCTATAACTTGAGACAATGGAAAAATTGCTGCAAAGCGTTTTGGAAAACAATGGGTGTTGAATCATTGGAAACTGATGAAATTTATTGCCTCTTAGAGGACGATATTAAAGATACATTCGCTTGGAACGGCGATATTTTCACTTGA
- the LOC105231307 gene encoding uncharacterized protein LOC105231307 isoform X1 — translation MPDPIPTSAIYAHPCSDRNVKQAPSNDLRKSKRLKGPIYEVILKEFYEDGCYTSARYFEYLVEVERDLIEQKHEIHYVYEDMDLLLQLVDNVKMAEQVYHLDKGHGVYMMRRILYQTIGIVEKQNFAWLTKQLYTIISKFMLDSTTNYSAKEQSSRFVFKYAKFLKQQGKPEHLRKATLILPTAMDVACSERWKPDTSPENEKFPTLHAALGTLLAEIYLIKAKEPGITRKHALKRTQKAIKAIAQVGIKANKLMAFKAFLVKIELLMEADRFDWALKEILLLKESVMKATGAEFLESKLDVLKKLGITLYCLDQPVGAMEVFAKALDICKENEYWQGEGDILVEIGHAQRRLVGGEVRGRLAFEMAKIHFDHQANHAKFMSTKYMIAALRSDLIHPELVNLMKAESFCNFYRLRRWKNLCERFWDEDNQVGYIKQNTLSNISKYSSQNLYRLYNLVLNTRTSVSKIRASEIENITPEVPSSEEDVDLERIIADNLYYNEKESVSDVYVEKSMIPEEEEQEEEFFSADAELSSSSYTRDIEKGVRTRYINIVTQASRFSESMVSRRSTNKWVVRDSDPICCLLREE, via the exons ATGCCAGATCCAATACCAACATCTGCAATTTACGCGCATCCTTGCTCCGATCGGAATGTGAAGCAGGCGCCGTCGAATGATCTTCGTAAAAGCAAACGTCTCAAAGGTCCCATATATGAGGTTATTCTTAAGGAGTTCTACGAGGATGGCTGTTACACATCGGcacgttattttgaatatttagtgGAAGTTGAGCGCGACCTGATCGAACAGAAACATGAAATACATTATGTCTACGAGGATATGGATTTGCTACTTCAACTTGTCGACAATGTAAAAATGGCAGAACAAGTTTACCATTTGGACAAAGGGCATGGTGTTTATATGATGAGGAGAATACTTTACCAGACTATTGGTATTGTCGAGAAACAAAACTTTGCTTGGTTGACTAAGCAATTGTACACCATAATATCTAAGTTTATGCTCGATTCTACAACAAATTATTCGGCAAAAGAACAGTCCTCGAGATTCGTTTTCAAATACGCCAAGTTTCTGAAGCAGCAAGGAAAAC CGGAGCATCTTCGTAAAGCTACGCTTATTTTACCTACCGCAATGGATGTGGCTTGTAGTGAAAGATGGAAGCCGGATACCAGCCCTGAAAATGAGAAGTTTCCTACGCTCCATGCAGCTTTGGGTACCTTATTGGCCGAAATATACCTAATCAAAGCCAAAGAACCTGGCATAACGCGGAAGCACGCTTTGAAACGAACACAGAAAGCAATCAAGGCTATTGCTCAAG TGGGCATAAAGGCAAACAAACTGATGGCGTTCAAAGCTTTTCTGGTAAAGATTGAACTTCTAATGGAGGCTGATAGATTTGACTGGGCATTGAAAGAGATACTTCTACTGAAAGAGAGCGTTATGAAAGCGACGGGTGCAGAGTTTCTTGAATCCAAGCTGGATGTTCTCAAAAAGCTTGGCATCACACTTTATTG tCTTGACCAGCCGGTTGGTGCCATGGAAGTATTCGCCAAAGCTCTGGACATATGCAAAGAGAATGAATACTGGCAAGGTGAAGGTGATATTCTAGTGGAAATAGGGCATGCACAACGCCGCTTGGTCGGTGGCGAAGTAAGGGGACGATTGGCATTTGAGATGGCTAAAATCCATTTTGATCATCAAGCCAATCACGCAAAATTCATGAGTACTAAATATATGATAGCTGCTTTAAGATCCGATCTCATACATCCTGAGTTGGTGAATTTAATGAAAGCTGAATCGTTTTGTAACTTCTATCGACTAAGACGTTGGAAGAACCTTTGCGAACGTTTTTGGGATGAGGACAATCAAGTTGgctatataaaacaaaatactttGAGCAACATATCGAAGTACTCATCTCAAAACCTGTATAGGCTATACAATCTCGTATTGAACACACGTACTTCCGTTTCTAAAATAAGAGCTTCGGAAATAGAAAACATAACACCAGAggtccccagtagtgaagaggACGTTGATTTGGAACGTATTAttgctgataatttatattataacgAGAAGGAGTCAGTAAGTGACGTGTATGTGGAGAAAAGCATGATAccggaagaagaagaacaagagGAGGAGTTCTTTAGTGCAGATGCCGAGCTTTCCTCTAGCAGTTATACAAGGGATATAGAGAAAGGCGTTAGAactagatatataaatatagtaactCAAGCAAGTCGATTTTCAGAAAGTATGGTTTCAAGAAGATCTACAAACAAGTGGGTTGTCAGGGATTCGGATCCGATTTGCTGCCTACTACGAGAGGAATGA
- the LOC105231307 gene encoding uncharacterized protein LOC105231307 isoform X2, translated as MDLLLQLVDNVKMAEQVYHLDKGHGVYMMRRILYQTIGIVEKQNFAWLTKQLYTIISKFMLDSTTNYSAKEQSSRFVFKYAKFLKQQGKPEHLRKATLILPTAMDVACSERWKPDTSPENEKFPTLHAALGTLLAEIYLIKAKEPGITRKHALKRTQKAIKAIAQVGIKANKLMAFKAFLVKIELLMEADRFDWALKEILLLKESVMKATGAEFLESKLDVLKKLGITLYCLDQPVGAMEVFAKALDICKENEYWQGEGDILVEIGHAQRRLVGGEVRGRLAFEMAKIHFDHQANHAKFMSTKYMIAALRSDLIHPELVNLMKAESFCNFYRLRRWKNLCERFWDEDNQVGYIKQNTLSNISKYSSQNLYRLYNLVLNTRTSVSKIRASEIENITPEVPSSEEDVDLERIIADNLYYNEKESVSDVYVEKSMIPEEEEQEEEFFSADAELSSSSYTRDIEKGVRTRYINIVTQASRFSESMVSRRSTNKWVVRDSDPICCLLREE; from the exons ATGGATTTGCTACTTCAACTTGTCGACAATGTAAAAATGGCAGAACAAGTTTACCATTTGGACAAAGGGCATGGTGTTTATATGATGAGGAGAATACTTTACCAGACTATTGGTATTGTCGAGAAACAAAACTTTGCTTGGTTGACTAAGCAATTGTACACCATAATATCTAAGTTTATGCTCGATTCTACAACAAATTATTCGGCAAAAGAACAGTCCTCGAGATTCGTTTTCAAATACGCCAAGTTTCTGAAGCAGCAAGGAAAAC CGGAGCATCTTCGTAAAGCTACGCTTATTTTACCTACCGCAATGGATGTGGCTTGTAGTGAAAGATGGAAGCCGGATACCAGCCCTGAAAATGAGAAGTTTCCTACGCTCCATGCAGCTTTGGGTACCTTATTGGCCGAAATATACCTAATCAAAGCCAAAGAACCTGGCATAACGCGGAAGCACGCTTTGAAACGAACACAGAAAGCAATCAAGGCTATTGCTCAAG TGGGCATAAAGGCAAACAAACTGATGGCGTTCAAAGCTTTTCTGGTAAAGATTGAACTTCTAATGGAGGCTGATAGATTTGACTGGGCATTGAAAGAGATACTTCTACTGAAAGAGAGCGTTATGAAAGCGACGGGTGCAGAGTTTCTTGAATCCAAGCTGGATGTTCTCAAAAAGCTTGGCATCACACTTTATTG tCTTGACCAGCCGGTTGGTGCCATGGAAGTATTCGCCAAAGCTCTGGACATATGCAAAGAGAATGAATACTGGCAAGGTGAAGGTGATATTCTAGTGGAAATAGGGCATGCACAACGCCGCTTGGTCGGTGGCGAAGTAAGGGGACGATTGGCATTTGAGATGGCTAAAATCCATTTTGATCATCAAGCCAATCACGCAAAATTCATGAGTACTAAATATATGATAGCTGCTTTAAGATCCGATCTCATACATCCTGAGTTGGTGAATTTAATGAAAGCTGAATCGTTTTGTAACTTCTATCGACTAAGACGTTGGAAGAACCTTTGCGAACGTTTTTGGGATGAGGACAATCAAGTTGgctatataaaacaaaatactttGAGCAACATATCGAAGTACTCATCTCAAAACCTGTATAGGCTATACAATCTCGTATTGAACACACGTACTTCCGTTTCTAAAATAAGAGCTTCGGAAATAGAAAACATAACACCAGAggtccccagtagtgaagaggACGTTGATTTGGAACGTATTAttgctgataatttatattataacgAGAAGGAGTCAGTAAGTGACGTGTATGTGGAGAAAAGCATGATAccggaagaagaagaacaagagGAGGAGTTCTTTAGTGCAGATGCCGAGCTTTCCTCTAGCAGTTATACAAGGGATATAGAGAAAGGCGTTAGAactagatatataaatatagtaactCAAGCAAGTCGATTTTCAGAAAGTATGGTTTCAAGAAGATCTACAAACAAGTGGGTTGTCAGGGATTCGGATCCGATTTGCTGCCTACTACGAGAGGAATGA